Proteins encoded within one genomic window of Besnoitia besnoiti strain Bb-Ger1 chromosome II, whole genome shotgun sequence:
- a CDS encoding ribosomal protein RPS9 (encoded by transcript BESB_039620), with protein MTPECFWRRAGSSSRLYWATACLAILLCGPAVGRCFIVPPRNLKSFSGDYPFLLSGRGSCSAHPVVGRQRHDWPNVAQHQSLSAAIHRARSSRLPERKYRSCGLTLLHATVDPNFWADGGDSTSLWGDTTQDSEPLEATELQAKKRDYSWGTRKRSYARVRLPPGTGKLTINDRDAADYLQDNPWWIHNCVAPLMELQMESQFDIIAQAHGGGLGGQSGAIMLAVAREIVRQRPELRSPLRRAGFLTVDARKVERKKFGLRKARKKEQYSKR; from the exons ATGACTCCCGAATGCTTCTGGCGGCGGGCTGGTAGCAGCAGCCGGTTATACTGGGCGACAGCGTGTCTTGCGATTCTCTTATGTGGCCCTGCTGTTGGGCGATGCTTTATAGTTCCTCCTCGCAACCTGAAGAGTTTCTCTGGGGACTATCCTTTCCTTTTATCTGGTAGGGGTTCGTGCTCTGCGCATCCTGTGGTCGGGAGACAACGGCATGACTGGCCTAACGTCGCGCAGCACCAGTCCCTCTCCGCAGCTATTCACAGGGCGAGGTCTTCGCGACTTCCGGAACGTAAATATCGTTCTTGCGGGCTTACGCTGCTACACGCAACTGTGGATCCCAATTTCTGGGCGGATGGAGGTGATTCGACCAGCCTCTGGGGCGACACCACGCAGGATAGCGAGCCGCTCGAAGCGacggagctgcaggcgaagaagagggatTATTCATGGGGAACTCGGAAAAG GTCCTACGCTAGGGTTCGACTTCCCCCCGGAACGGGGAAGCTGACAATCAACGACAGAGATGCAGCCGACTACCTCCAGGACAATCCTTGGTGGATTCATAactgcgtcgcgccgcttATGGAATTGCAAATGGAGAGCCAGTTTGACATCATTGCACAA GCTCATGGGGGAGGCCTAGGTGGGCAGTCCGGCGCAATCATGCTTGCGGTCGCCCGAGAGATAGTCCGGCAACGACCAGAGCTGCGTTCGCCACTAAGGCGTGCAGGATTCTTGACGGTTGACGCAAGGAAGGTCGAGAGGAAGAAGTTCGGGCTTCGCAAAGCCAGGAAGAAGGAGCAATACAGCAAACGGTGA
- a CDS encoding hypothetical protein (encoded by transcript BESB_039630), whose amino-acid sequence MAIFSAVLILFGATTCFATAQSSRSERILGEWSKEELRPATVLGQISTHHQPHSLRGIWPHFAEQAPQVRAALVNADSAAAGGVTTTDVAPLRPAKDDAAASEPSPANDYLIVPHTRTYCEGKSILLAEDASTVG is encoded by the coding sequence ATGGCGATCTTTTCGGCTGTTCTGATCCTCTTTGGGGCCACTACCTGCTTTGCCACCGCACAATCTAGCAGGTCAGAGAGGATTCTTGGCGAATGGTCAAAGGAGGAACTCCGGCCAGCGACGGTCCTTGGACAAATCAGTACTCACCACCAGCCACATTCCCTCCGCGGCATATGGCCACACTTTGCAGAGCAAGCGCCACAAGTCCGAGCAGCTCTAGTTAACGCCGACAGTGCAGCTGCAGGGGGAGTGACAACAACGGATGTAGCTCCACTACGTCCAGCGAAGGATGACGCAGCTGCCAGCGAGCCATCCCCCGCCAACGACTATCTCATAGTTCCGCACACTCGAACCTACTGCGAAGGGAAGTCAATTTTGCTTGCGGAGGACGCTTCAACAGTAGGCTGA
- a CDS encoding TBC domain-containing protein (encoded by transcript BESB_039640), with protein MSAEGRLEDRGQLAVGSRPPQWSSSNFSPSDTSLNSPVDALSALERARLTQVRSHNGDRSRPFRANELEEADAGGSCERVDMLSHLFPTLGPQTLFPPDLRLLCGYAHGSTESSKAQNAEVKSQQKTGGRDGTSSSGLATSPCGDRKLLAAYMTHLRQVEQWRFLCVDREDIKEKKKRLLKQKVRAGVPDSLRGVVWQLLAQVHKMKEEAGYEPDMYYKLATSNIWSADSRTNLGPIIARDINRTFPKHVLFRDIHQKGQQALFNVLKAYAIFNPDVGYCQGMGFLAGILLMYMTEEDAFYMLVCLLHKYNMQGLFTPGLPTLEKYFFQFQRLFQKHMPRLSVHFRNEGVEASMYLSGWMMTLFAYNFSFDCVVKIWDVFLNEGEKVLFRTALAILKIKQEELFTASFEAILEKLKSTPGQLDADVLLKTALSMKVHNSMLRDLEKEYFEQKDCQPPSQNGNLADQDE; from the exons ATGTCTGCGGAGGGAAGACTAGAGGACCGCGGCCAGCTGGCCGTCGgcagccgccccccccaGTGGTCTTCCTCAAATTTTTCACCTTCCGATACCTCGCTGAATTCGCCAGTGGATGCGCTTTCGGCCTTGGAGCGAGCTCGCCTCACTCAGGTCCGCTCCCACAACGGGGACAGAAGCCGGCCCTTTCGGGCAAACGAGCTTGAAGAGGCCGACGCGGGGGGAAGCTGTGAGCGTGTGGACATGCTCTCCCATCTGTTTCCCACCCTCGGGCCGCAGACACTGTTTCCTCCCGACCTTCGATTGCTGTGTGGCTATGCGCACGGCTCAACCGAATCCAGTAAAGCACAGAATGCAGAGGTTAAAAGTCAGCAGAAAACCG GTGGTAGGGACGGGACATCCTCGTCGGGACTGGCGACGTCGCCCTGCGGAGACCGAaagctcctcgccgcgtACATGACGCACCTGCGGCAGGTCGAGCAGTGGAGGTTTCTATGCGTGGACAGAGAGGACAtcaaagagaagaagaagcgcttGTTGAAACAGAAAGTGCGAGCCGGAGTGCCGGATTCTCTGCGAGGCGTCGTGTGGCAGCTGCTGGCACAAGTCCACAAAATGAAGGAAGAAG CTGGCTACGAACCCGATATGTACTACAAGCTGGCGACCTCCAACATCTGGAGCGCGGACAGCCGGACGAATCTCGGCCCCATCATCGCTAGGGATATCAACAGAACTTTTCCAAAGCATGTTCTGTTCAGAGACATTCACCAGAAGGGACAGCAG GCATTGTTCAATGTGTTGAAAGCATATGCAATTTTCAACCCCGATGTCG GCTATTGCCAGGGGATGGGGTTTTTGGCCGGCATCCTCCTGATGTATATGACTGAAGAAGATGCATTCTACATGCTCGTTTGCCTGCTTCACAAGTACAACATGCAGGGTCTCTTCACCCCGGGACTGCCTACCCTGGAGAAGTACTTTTTCCAGTTTCAGAGGCTTTTCCAAAAGCACATGCCTCG CTTGAGCGTCCATTTCCGGAATGAAGGAGTCGAGGCAAGCATGTACCTCAGTGGCTGGATGATGACGCTTTTCGCATACAACTTTTCGTTCGATTGTGTGGTCAAGATTTGGGACGTTTTCCTTAATGAAGGAGAGAAAGTGCTCTTTCGCACGGCCCTCGCAATCCTGAAGATCAAACAA GAGGAACTGTTTACTGCGTCCTTCGAGGCGATCCTAGAGAAGCTCAAGTCGACGCCGGGGCAGCTCGATGCAGATGTGTTACTGAAGACTGCTCTGAGTATGAAGGTGCATAACTCAATGCTAAGAGACCTTGAGAAGGAGTATTTCGAGCAGAAAGACTGTCAGCCTCCTAGTCAAAATGGGAACTTGGCTGATCAGGACGAATGA
- a CDS encoding putative SF-assemblin (encoded by transcript BESB_039650): MDHQFTQSQCSLGAGDAFSGNQSTRSKLAVLSERIHGFEKQMETEAKQRRESEESRIIAIKEAITKLEKTLNAEIKRRVEANKALQAMFESQLLGVQDKLSSVFVEKFDQLQGALDALNDRLTIVEREFGVEKEKQAKEWEEKNGMIFKDMSTIKAAQDAESQLRQESEVQLAKRLGELEYRTEGRFEAEKNTRQQKYDQAHEELEEAKRIRERNEEKFQTFVLEEIAALKNGLVLESQAREGADDDIVQAVNHYTTALQDALRLVTTS, encoded by the exons ATGGATCACCAATTCACGCAGAGCCAGTGTTCCCTcggggcgggcgacgccttcAGCGGCAACCAGTCAACACGCTCCAAGCTCGCCGTTCTCAGCGAGCGCATCCATGGCTTCGAGAAGCAGATGGAAActgaggcgaagcagcgacgagagagcgaggagagccgCATCATCGCCATCAAGGAGGCCATCACAAAGCTCGAAAAGACCCTAAACGCGGAAATCAAACGGCGCGTGGAGGCCAACAAAGCTCTGCAGGCG ATGTTCGAAAGCCAGCTGCTTGGCGTGCAAGACAAGCTCTCTTCGGTCTTCGTGGAGAAGTTTGATCAGCTACAGGGCGCTCTGGACGCCTTGAACGACCGCCTCACAATCGTGGAACGCGAGTTCGGTgtcgagaaggagaagcaggCAAAAGAGtgggaagagaaaaacggaaTGATTTTCAAAGACATGTCGACAATCAAG GCGGCGCAGGATGCAGAGAGTCAGCTGAGGCAGGAGAGCGAAGTCCAGCTGGCGAAGCGCCTGGGCGAACTCGAGTATCGAACCGAGGGAAGATTCGAGGCTGAAAAG AACACCCGCCAGCAGAAGTATGACCAAGCGCACGAAgagctcgaggaggcgaagcgcatTCGGGAGCGGAACGAAGAGAAGTTTCAAACATTCGTCTTGGAGGAAATCGCCGCTCTCAAAAACGGGCTCGTTCTGGAGTCGCAG gcgcgagagggcgcggacgacgacatCGTCCAGGCTGTGAACCACTACACAACTGCGCTGCAGGACGCACTCCGACTTGTTACGACTTCCTAA
- a CDS encoding hypothetical protein (encoded by transcript BESB_039660), whose product MLQVRGPVLASARYEKDEKPGQIEAESSVANVPAVLWPEGRSEEGQQARPSLQALQDEMERCRVANEEMKRAVNDERENYRTTIRDLKLLCLTQDDAEVARAQGRFRQYYGLRQKITERCQCRAAASAESDRFLLDQIITLNAELELALAEKQAHKQKRSLNGLRGQLSHAEDLGASQSAWSSTDGPPQPSDSGLEFRMREELLLSVTSLQQENQRLHEENVQIRRALAARGKTQGPSRETPALVAVRTMRPLLPPTATETETKTSNNAEGRSLIARSTPRRRTCAVTWSRLLRGRQPDDEALCQTKVQQFLERASNAPSTALSHADLAKGLLAVFRNTEEKMKYYRRRNKVLQTKLVKQRLRGAEGRSRGAGEAEIGDEAFSLEWKVGTLEAEIRRLRRLLELSAGASLSLATIHSFFLEQRQLLQRQLESEQADIDALEDQFWAMKEMRLECFAGEADAGDSDPGLSGLLGDCGDGDGAAGTQRGGGARRLPSKIEAMEEAFLAAYEGIWEAAEAFKTRHAQTAARLAQIHAGLVSVERDLKMLDREQRSQIESHMQDLADAGAEVDGGRGVGGKPCYVRQTVWPACADREAQTDNTGIASRRQLYTGEFAVNDSTSTSVTVSIINEEDIVVKLMLEDMEFPPCLYTAVAAIRFPEGSRTGEAAEPATADPASSTQPSPQQGDKAASAQNARRDTRRNVMKRRRLTDETDGKLIANMLEVEYVRGTPCLILKGQQDPATTSQDARPRSSYKEDCVYNDKLAFCFVLPVFGSPLVLLMIQCAKRRYGMLFFHLCMYNSLTGWVKYTSLPSKEVWRRFGYPGDRQLLDALGVLKRRGKVAEAATVSQIMRLFEEAFASDAKAAATAMPAAPIARPFEPEVIVLCGFLTLGEKTEILKEQQIQAAKLRQANQKPKRTDAQRPSLAEARTAVAVSPAQELRSHSLLSLAGPGGSGEEEKLEGASTFLQLKICIDWDCYLDVSCEFEE is encoded by the exons ATGCTTCAAGTTCGCGGGCCAGTGCTGGCATCAGCCCGCTACGAAAAAGATGAAAAA CCCGGGCAGATCGAAGCAGAGTCCAGTGTAGCCAACGTGCCCGCAGTCCTCTGGCCAGAAGGCAGGTCTGAAGaggggcagcaggcgcgaccttcgctgcaggcgctccaAGACGAGATGGAGCGCTGTCGTGTCGCAAACGAGGAGATGAAACGCGCCGTCAATGACGAACGAGAAAACTACCGAACCACGATTCGCGACCTGAAGCTCCTCTGCCTCACGcaagacgacgccgaggtcgcgcgggcgcaggggcgCTTCCGGCAGTACTACGGGCTTCGTCAAAAAATCACTGAAAGGTGCCAATGccgagccgcggcctccgctgaGTCTGATCGCTTCCTGCTCGACCAAATCATCACGCTCAATGCGGAGCTGGAGCTCGCCCTCGCAGAGAAGCAGGCCCACAAGCAGAAGCGCTCGCTGAACGGCTTGCGCGGTCAGCTTTCACACGCAGAAGATCTCGGCGCATCTCAGTCAGCCTGGAGCAGCACCGACGGGCCGCCTCAGCCTTCCGACAGCGGGCTGGAGTTTCGGATGCGCGAAGAGCTGCTCCTCTCCGTCACTTCGCTGCAGCAAGAGAACCAGAGGCTCCACGAAGAAAACGTGCAGATTCGGCGTGCGCTTGCGGCTCGAGGCAAGACTCAGG GGCCTAGTCGAGAGACGCCCGCACTGGTTGCGGTGCGCACCATGCgaccgctgctgccgcccacggcgacggagacagagacaaaaACTTCGAACAACGCCGAAGGGCGCTCGCTGATCGCGAGAAGCACGCCTCGCCGACGCACGTGTGCCGTCACCTGGAGCCGACTTCTGCGAGGCCGACAgcccgacgacgaggcacTCTGCCAGACGAAAGTGCAGCAGTTTCTCGAGCGCGCAAGCAACGCCCCCTCCACCGCGCTCAGCCACGCAGACCTCGCTAAAGGGCTGCTGGCTGTCTTCCGCAACACAGAGGAGAAGATGAAGTACTACCGCCGGCGGAATAAGGTCCTCCAGACAAAG CTAGTCAAGCAGCgtttgcgcggcgcggagggccgGTCTCGGGgcgcgggggaggcggagatTGGGGACGAAGCTTTCAGCTTGGAATGGAAGGTGGGCACCCTGGAGGCGGAGattcggcgcctgcgtcgcctcttgGAGTTGAGTGCCGGGGCCTCTTTGTCGCTCGCGACGATTCACAGCTTCTTCCttgagcagcggcagctgttGCAGAGGCAACTCGAGAGCGAGCAGGCGGACAtcgacgcgctggaggacCAGTTCTGGGCGATGAAGGAGATGCGGCTCGAGTGCttcgcaggcgaggccgacgccggcgactcgGATCCGGGCCTGAGCGGCCTCCTTGGCGACTgtggagacggcgacggcgccgcgggcaccCAACGCGGGGGaggagcgcgccgcctcccgagCAAGATCGAGGCCATGGAGGAGGCGTTTCTCGCGGCCTACGAGGGGATttgggaggcggcggaggccttcaagacgcgccacgcgcagaccgccgcgcggctcgcgcagaTCCACGCGGGCCTCGTCAGCGTGGAGCGAGACTTGAAGATGCTGGACCGCGAACAGCGCTCTCAGATCGAGAGTCACATGCAGGACTTGgctgacgcaggcgccgaggttGACGGGGGCAGAGGGGTCGGCGGGAAGCCCTGCTACGTGCGGCAGACTGTCTGGCCTGCGTgcgccgaccgcgaggcgcagacggacAACACGGGCATTGCGTCGAGGCGGCAGTTATACACCGGCGAGTTCGCGGTGAACGACAGCACGTCGACGTCGGTCACGGTCTCCATCATCAACGAAGAGGACATTGTCGTGAAACTCATGCTTGAAGACATGGAATTCCCGCCCTGTCTCTacaccgcggtcgcggcgatTCGCTTCCCGGAGGGCAGCCGGACAGGtgaagccgcggagcccgccaCCGCAGACCCGGCGTCCTCCACACAACCTTCTCCTCAGCAAGGCGACAAGGCTGCATCCGCGCAGAATGCGCGCCGCGACACCCGGCGCAACGTGATGAAGCGACGACGCTTGACAGACGAGACAGACGGAAAACTCATCGCCAACATGCTTGAAGTCGAGTACGTCCGTGGGACGCCCTGTCTGATTTTGAAGGGGCAGCAGGACCCCGCGACGACTTCCCAGgatgcgcggccgcgctcctcGTACAAGGAAGACTGCGTCTACAACGACAAGCTGGCCTTCTGCTTCGTGCTCCCAGTGTTTGGCAGCCCGCTCGTTCTCCTCATGATTCAGTGTGCGAAGCGACGCTACGGGATGCTTTTCTTCCACCTTTGCATGTACAACAGCCTGACGGGCTGGGTTAAGTATACCTCGCTTCCCTCCAAGGAGGTCTGGCGGCGCTTCGGGTACCCCGGCGACAGGCAGCTGCTCGACGCCCTGGGCGTCCTCAAGCGGCGCGGGAaggtcgcggaggccgcgaccgTGAGTCAGATCATGAGGCTCTTCGAGGAGGCGTTCGCGTCCGACGccaaggcggcggcgacagctaTGCCCGCCGCACCGATCGCGAGGCCGTTCGAACCCGAAGTGATTGTCCTCTGCGGGTTTCTCACGCTCGGCGAGAAGACTGAGATCCTCAAGGAACAACAGATACAAGCCGCGAAGCTTCGACAAGCCAACCAAAAACCGAAGCGCACCGATGCCCAGCGGCCGTCCCTCGCCGAGGCCCGGACTGCCGTCGCCGTTTCACCTGCCCAGGAGCTCCGATCGCACAGCCTCCTAAGCCTGGCGGGGCCTGGCGGGTCgggggaggaagaaaaactcGAGGGCGCTTCCACCTTCCTGCAGCTGAAAATTTGCATCGACTGGGACTGCTACCTCGATGTCTCCTGTGAATTTGAAGAGTGA
- a CDS encoding hypothetical protein (encoded by transcript BESB_039670) codes for MAAGGNILALITKWLGFICGILTVILWCFQLSSARPSISVSDSDFLADVNKGNWRMALFSFVPNVFVDIWTPFVMGAVSILCHVRMFHLEFITVNFAHFFAWNFIMALFGNIGYAGGVGIIVASFTLLTTLLSLICIIVCNENASLQLG; via the coding sequence ATGGCAGCTGGTGGAAATATACTTGCCCTCATAACCAAATGGCTTGGATTCATTTGCGGGATCCTGACCGTCATTCTGTGGTGTTTCCAGTTGTCATCTGCAAGGCCGTCTATCTCAGTTTCCGATTCCGACTTCCTTGCTGATGTTAACAAAGGCAACTGGCGCATGGCATTATTTTCCTTTGTTCCCAATGTGTTTGTCGACATCTGGACTCCCTTCGTCATGGGTGCGGTCTCCATTCTCTGCCATGTGCGCATGTTCCACCTCGAATTCATCACAGTCAATTTCGCTCACTTTTTCGCGTGGAACTTTATCATGGCCTTGTTCGGTAACATCGGGTACGCCGGAGGCGTTGGTATCATCGTCGCATCATTCACGCTTTTAACGACACTGCTGAGCTTAATTTGCATTATCGTGTGCAACGAGAATGCCAGCCTTCAGCTCGGCTGA
- a CDS encoding hypothetical protein (encoded by transcript BESB_039680): MTSNEWDGNTLKKQQDDFVCSSDHGGTVSFGSRAPSPYGRTCSDWSDQGTLTGKDDEESGDSPIKIFPTPWSLQQPCPQGIDHELDGRDLVLKTKANGRALSPAEVTTTSSAPPLLSSAFEEDKKKHFSSPRAKARTSPRGGQASSEKQLAAPHSSIRTDGEDCGGSLCTVSSRSLSLSHAADHGLNGLHTEENHITERRESPITCQSAHGRPVIPSGAATIGFDDDSQSFADELQRSFAQACRAAEATFFNTKTSIQRRMIEQFRFEQEHYQQRLQESRAEAAAARAELAGMRSAKEATEDQLARVFAYVRRRLLRQQGRARVDTTFNAWLTFVERAKARRQLLRVLDSQQERRRLRRAFLPWRTQSFQSRSERLQQQAAQAAQQAADRLIATLQTERRTETQLLIETRQQLRQEVFKSEQLQKTLQIFFLQGVTPSYAVPTRGRSEFSFNTCLLEAPVPDNDLAAPGQSPLLFQPVLASRGRAVSSSATPLSSHTVAGSHATEPNSRAAGEVLLLPSIGAHASNGSHLASSRPAPAASSAVSTPAPRAERQHCGGIDGASQHLQTATDVTAAHAAASHPVSPSFLRAAGAQRCALFSTDAPKDKQACIQSPWLRTLQPAENCGLAVIGRKVRSACSPRGAQSCRAAMRHTSPGRAFQSSNVGRSGTALQSMHAELAGHQLATTNAALQGGSQQNCSHMPHLAFVGFDDEQKLPHNLSVVAQARQAQYIASPNQFYGGGVTAEPLVMSGVPVALATCGQGMDTSSMRGSPDASNVHLGGNHGIAGSQRQQGCWAVPGGQHPWCSAHEVQQTRYQKVRSCNGAAFNVLGAHVPAKMNRRATPQPRKASLTEKEGLAQAQPVASHITESRFGVTPLGTYGVRPANLRNKRPEYSPSLAGKDKDMPSTRNKKEASWRRSPMMAGCPSVHVSENGGVPDTGRA, translated from the coding sequence ATGACAAGCAACGAATGGGACGGAAATACCCTGAAGAAACAGCAGGACGATTTCGTCTGCAGTTCTGATCACGGCGGTACTGTTTCTTTCGGGTCGAGGGCGCCGTCTCCATACGGGAGAACTTGTTCTGACTGGAGCGATCAAGGAACGTTAACGGGCAAGGATGACGAAGAATCTGGCGATTCACCAATCAAAATATTTCCCACCCCGTGGAGTTTACAGCAGCCCTGTCCCCAAGGCATCGATCACGAATTAGACGGTCGCGACTTAGTTCTCAAAACGAAAGCAAATGGACGCGCGCTGTCACCAGCAGAGGTGACAACCACCAGTTCAGCCCCTCCTCTGCTATCGTCTGCGTTCGAGGAAGATAAGAAGAAACACTTTTCATCTCCGCGTGCTAAAGCGAGAACGTCTCCGCGAGGAGGGCAGGCTTCATCGGAAAAGCAATTGGCCGCGCCTCACAGTTCTATACGTACAGATGGCGAAGACTGCGGAGGTTCCCTTTGTACGGTCTCCTCGCGTTCACTCAGCTTGTCTCACGCAGCCGACCACGGACTGAACGGGCTCCACACAGAAGAAAATCACATCACTGAGCGCCGCGAATCACCGATCACCTGCCAGAGTGCCCACGGGAGACCAGTCATTCCGTCTGGCGCAGCCACGATTGGCTTTGATGACGACTCACAAAGCTTTGCTGACGAGCTGCAAAGATCCTTCGCGCAGGCTtgccgcgctgcggaagcTACTTTCTTCAATACGAAAACTAGCATACAACGCCGAATGATAGAGCAGTTCCGCTTCGAACAAGAGCATTACCAGCAGCGACTGCAAGAGAGTAGAGcagaagccgcagccgcgcgggctGAGCTTGCCGGAATGCGatcggcgaaggaggcaacTGAGGATCAGCTGGCACGTGTATTCGCATATGTGCGACGCCGCCTACTGCGTCAGCaggggcgagcgcgagtCGATACAACTTTCAACGCGTGGCTCACATTCGTGGAACGCGCGAAGGCAAGGCGCCAATTATTGAGAGTCCTTGACTCTCAACAAGAACGACGGAGGCTACGGCGTGCCTTTCTCCCGTGGAGAACTCAGAGTTTCCAATCCAGATCTGAACGACTGCAGCAACAGGCAGCTcaggcagcgcagcaggcagCTGATCGTTTGATAGCAACGCTGCAAACCGAGAGAAGGACTGAGACGCAGTTGCTAATAGAGACACGCCAGCAGTTACGGCAAGAGGTTTTCAAGAGCGAACAGCTGCAAAAGACATTGCAGATCTTCTTCCTTCAAGGCGTCACGCCTTCGTATGCTGTACCCACCAGAGGGCGCTCTGAGTTTAGCTTCAACACATGCCTACTTGAAGCCCCTGTTCCAGACAATGATCTCGCAGCTCCTGGTCAATCACCGCTATTGTTTCAACCGGTATTGGCATCTCGGGGTCGCGCAGTTTCTAGCTCAGCAACGCCCCTATCATCCCACACTGTGGCGGGCTCTCACGCGACCGAACCGAATTCGAGGGCGGCCGGAGAAGTTCTGTTGCTCCCATCTATTGGAGCACATGCTTCTAACGGCAGTCATTTGGCTTCAAGCAGGCCGGCCCCGGCTGCTTCGAGTGCGGTATCCACCCCTGCTCCGCGAGCAGAGCGGCAACACTGCGGAGGAATCGACGGCGCTTCACAGCATCTCCAAACAGCCACGGATGTTacagcggcgcatgcggccgctAGTCATCCCGTGAGCCCCTCTTTTCtgcgcgcagccggcgctcAGCGGTGCGCCTTGTTTTCCACGGATGCACCAAAGGACAAGCAGGCTTGCATCCAATCTCCCTGGCTGAGAACACTCCAACCCGCTGAAAACTGTGGCTTGGCAGTTATAGGCCGCAAAGTCCGGTCTGCGTGTTCTCCTAGGGGAGCTCAGTCATGCCGTGCAGCCATGCGTCACACATCACCGGGACGCGCCTTTCAGAGTTCTAATGTGGGAAGGTCAGGAACTGCACTCCAGTCAATGCATGCGGAACTGGCCGGTCACCAACTGGCGACCACAAACGCCGCCCTGCAAGGTGGCAGCCAGCAGAACTGCAGCCACATGCCGCACCTTGCTTTCGTAGGGTTTGATGATGAACAGAAACTACCACACAACCTGTCTGTGGTAGCGCAAGCGCGTCAAGCTCAGTACATAGCTTCTCCGAATCAGTTCTACGGTGGCGGCGTCACGGCAGAGCCTTTAGTGATGTCGGGCGTTCCTGTTGCTCTCGCTACGTGCGGACAAGGCATGGATACCAGCAGTATGAGAGGGAGCCCTGACGCTAGCAATGTCCATTTGGGGGGAAATCACGGAATAGCAGGATCCCAAAGGCAACAAGGATGCTGGGCGGTTCCGGGCGGCCAGCATCCTTGGTGCTCCGCCCATGAAGTGCAACAGACGCGCTACCAAAAGGTGCGCAGCTGCAATGGCGCAGCATTTAACGTGCTCGGTGCACACGTGCCAGCGAAGATGAACAGAAGAGCGACGCCACAACCGAGGAAAGCTTCTCTgacggagaaggaagggCTTGCACAGGCCCAGCCGGTGGCTTCTCATATAACCGAGTCCCGTTTCGGCGTGACGCCGCTAGGCACATACGGGGTGCGGCCAGCCAACTTAAGAAATAAAAGACCAGAGTACTCTCCCTCTCTTGCAGGCAAAGACAAGGATATGCCTAGCACGCGGAACAAAAAGGAAGCGAGCTGGAGAAGGAGTCCTATGATGGCAGGGTGCCCCTCCGTGCATGTGTCGGAAAACGGTGGAGTACCAGATACGGGTAGAGCTTAA